The DNA region ccttgaatcttcccactagataaggcatttgcctgaggccataagcctttccctTATTGCTAGggccaaatctctaggctaggttaagagtaacctagcctagccctccattgtctggctagtttccaccctagATCCAATCAAAGTGTCTATGCACCCTAAAattagcctagccctacattgtctgttatctccaggtaggcttcagctacttcccacccttaatcccattctcttagagagagaatggagtctgacctcatctcagtcacatcaagctcctcctcaagaccctccctaaacccctcctcccgtcaccccaggaccaccctagatccgcCCCCCCAATCTTCCTGTATGTAAGCtttatcttgcctccatgaaggtgctcaggttcCATCTTCCTCagatggcaaatctttaataaactttgtttctctttggctgtaagaaggcttgagtcgaatttaTAAGAGTAGGACCCgatgtgttggtattttggggtcctgagcacccctaaaaacatggttccctgacctcatatggttctttaacctcttcagcagaataaggtaccagatactgaggtTCTTACTCaaattaaactgccaagcattcaaactctgtttcaGAGAGCGCAATTCCGATGgcctggccatgttgttcaaatgcactACAtaagcttgccaaaaagactgttttatggagaactcacacagggcaagtgttcacagaagaaaaggtctctcttaagaactttggaattgactgtgtgacacagagacactggcacaggaccgctcagcatggtgtgcccacatcagagaaggtgctgtgctctatgagcaaagcagaattgaaacagcttaaaggaaacacaggatacacaaatttagagaatccaccccaaatgttcatacggactatttgtgcctgacctgtggtagagcattccaagctcatgttggtctgatccgCCACAGTGAAAGTTGACTTTAGCACagggatgtcattttgatccttttCGAGAAGGAACGACAACAACCaagtaaaaacacacacatacacaaaccaACTCCCTGGATTAGGCCTGAGGGGTGTAGCTCTGCTACGAACTCAATGTTTGATCTGAAACAAGTCACTGCCTCTGTCTGaggctcagtttactcatctgaaaaaaaacgAAAGacgggtcccttccagttctgaactGGCATTCCGATTTCTGTAATCCCAGGATTCCAGATTCGATATTCCATAATTGTAAATCACATCTCAGGTTCGGAGGACATCCTGGAGGCGGTGCCGGCTCCGGACTACAAGCCCCGGCCTGCCTCGGGCGGAgatggggcgggggcggggcgggagCCCAGAGAGTCGGAGCCCGAGCCTGGGCAGCGGCCAAGGTGCAGCAGGTAACCCGGCCAGGGCTGCGGCCATCGCCATCGCGGGGCAGTGGACAGACGGACGGGGGAGGCGCCGGGGTGAGCCAGTGCTAAGAGACACCGGGCTGGCTGCCTGGCCCTTTAAATATCGctggatttggggaggggggggcggaGGCGGGAAcagcccccagcccctcccccccgGGTTGGGGACCGCCCCAATCCCCCAGATCCTGGTGTCTTCCCTCCTTAGCCTCGGGGCTGGGGTCTTGGAAGGGTCTTTCCTCTTCCCCGACGCACTTCCCAACCCTCCACCCACTTCCCAACCCCCATCCCCAACCGTCCCCCATTAAGCCCCTAAATCCCGGACCTAAGCCTGCCCGGAATAGCCCTGCGGGAGTTGGCCGGGTCCGTGGCCAGGCGAGGAACTAAGTGGAGGGgcgatggggggagggggagggtataGAGGTGACTCAGAACCATCCCCTCCTGCCAGAATATACGGGGTTGGGGGGAATGTAGCCCCCGCCCAAGCCTGAGGGACTCCCGGTGAGCTTCTCTCAATCCAATCCCTGTCTAATCCTGGAGACTTCAATCTCCACTGCCATTAATCTGGGATACCAGGGACGGTCCTTTTACCCCCCTCCTCGACACACCTCGGTCTaacattcttcctttcccttcccttccgcTCCCCACCTCGCCAGCCCAGACGAGAGCGGTGGAGTCAGAGGGAGAGTCCCTTGACCTGAGGTGGGGGTCGGGGTAGTAGGAAGTAAGTGCCTGGTAGGGTTGATGGGGCCCTCCTGCAAGGGGCAGGGAAGACAAAGCTGTTgtcttggtggggggtgggggggaatcgTGAAAATAGTCGGAGTTCTGCAACTGAATTTGTCTAAGCGCCATCACCCTCTGGACCCCAACTtccccatttgtcaaatgaagtGCTTGGCCTTTTGCAAATCCATTAACGtttctatgactcagtttccataGATGTAAAAGGAacgggttggactggatggccctGTAAGGGCCAAGCTACAGGGCGTCCCACAAGTGAGTGGTTTTACACTGTCTACAGTATGTATCTGCATCAATGTGTGTGATACTTTGTTAATCTTAGAACACATACTCATGTTATGATGTTAACATTGTGGTGGTGACCTCCAAGCTctttcccagttctgacattctgtgttcacATGTCTTGCCCGTCTGAGTTCCTCCTTGTTCTGGGATCCCCCCTCCctggcgcccccccccccagctctgatgttctgtgttctaaggatccttccagctgGGATGCTCTGAGTTCTAGGATTCAGCTGCTTGGCACTGCCCACCTTACCCAAGACAGCAATGGCCTACAAGAATGTGCTGATCACTGGTTGCTCTTCTGGCATTGGCCTGGCCCTGGCTGTGCGGCTGGCCAAGGATGAGCTGAAGAGGTTCAAAGGTGAGCTGGGAatatcctgggctctcttctctcatgacctctccatctctcctccccactttttTCACACCTGAGTCTAGGCTAGGGAGCATTGGGGGCTGGAGAGGAGGGCTTAGGATTCCACAactcaccccccccaccccagccgaGCCCCGGCATTCTGGGACAACCTGGCCACATCTCCTACCCCTATCAGAAGCAGAAAGGTGCTCAGGACATTGGGAGGCCCAGGCCTGAGGTGAGAATAGCGTTGAGATAGCTttactttccccatctgtgaaataagatTGAGCTCCATGACCTCTCAAGCTCCCTTCCCACTCTGCCATTTTATGTTAAGTGAAGAGCTTAGCTGTGggaggattggggggggggggggcggggttgtgggaggagagagagacaaggtTTGGACTTTAACACGTAGTTTAGGGGCAGCTGCTGGTCTGGGTCTTGGTGGGAAATTGCTGTTGTCTTCCTACCCCAAAGTGATTGCCACCATGCGGGACATGACAAAGAAGGGGCCCCTGGAGGAGAAAGCTGGGGAGACGCTGGAGAAGACGCTTCAGATCCAGCCATTGGATGTCACCTGTAAAGACTCAGTTCGTCAGTGTGTGGCTGCCATACCGGACCAAAGGGTGGATATTCTGGGTGAGTCCTGTCCAGTTCTTGCCTCTAGGGTCTCCTAGAATGGGAGATGAGAAGTTAGTCTTGAGGGCCTGAAGTCAAGGGGGCCCAGCCTTGGAGCCTAAGCTTGTGTGTGTtgcaggggttgggggggagggcatCTGGTAGTATGCAGGAGTCCTGCCTCcagctttggggggaggggtggggtttCAGGGAGGAGCAGGGCACAGTTAGCATGCAAGATATAACTTGCTTATTGATTCTCGAggtcaagaaaggacctcagaaaccatcttctCTAACCTCTAACCTTAACCTAAAACTCCTTCTGCTACGTAGCAAACCTTAGTCATCCGGGTCTTTTCTCAAAGATCTTTAGTGAGGGACAACCCCCtaactcccaaggcagcccattctatttggGAATGCTAGAATCATTAGGAAATCATTccggaaaacaaacaaaattccaCCCACTGCTCTTAGCTCCGTCTTCTGCGGCCAAGAAGAATAAAGCTAGGCCTGCTCCCTGTTTCAggcctccaaatacttgaagacagctgttgAATCCCTCCTAAGTCTTGTCTTCTCTAGGATAACATTCCTCATTCCTTTAAGCATTCCTAGAAAACAGGGGTTTTTAGCCTGGAGGCTATGAActaaaacccaaaccaaaaacttgcatttcaataaaatggatttcctttgtaatcctgtgttttatttaatacatgtagaaatattattttaagaaggggTCCTTATACTTCACTggctgcccaaggggtccaggacataAAGTGAGGAAGCCTTGCCTTAAGGGCTCTTTCCTATCTTGGCCACTCCCCTCTAGATGTTTTGATACTTCTGACTTAAAGGAATCAAATTAtaactgtcttcaggtatttCAAGAGCAGGGGAGAGGGGTCTTGTTCTGTCTGGCTCCAGACAATGGATGTGTGTTGGGGCGGGAGTAGGGGAGGTGAGGCGTGGAGAGGCAAATTTCACCTGAACAtgaggaaaaaacttcctaacctgTTGAGCTGACAAGGAGATTGTGCTTTGTTGGGAGGGAGTGGGTACCCCAGTCTGCTGGATGACCACTGGTCTGGGATGGCATCCATTAGGAGCATTCATGCCCAGGTACAGCTTTGGATAAGACCTGTGTGGTCCCTTCCACCCCTgagccctttcttctcttctcttctctcccttccccccacccctctggCAGTGAGCAATGCAGGGGTGGGTCTGATCGGCCCCCTGGAGTGTCACAGCATGGCAGCCATACAGCGGGTATTAGACATCAACTTTCTGGGGCTGGTGCGGCTGGTCCAGGAAGTGTTCCCCAGTATGAAGCGGCGCCGCCAGGGGCACATTGTGGTCATGAGCAGCATCCTGGGCCAGCAGGGTGAGGCCTGGGCCCTGGGAAGTTGgggtgaggagagacagaggcCTCAAGGAGCGTTCATGCTTGAGCTCCTACCTCGAATTTCCTTCTGACCCCCAGGACTCCTTTTCAATGATGTGTACTGTGCTTCCAAATTTGCTGTGGAGGGGTTCTGTGAAAGCCTTGCCCTGCAGGCGCTCAAGTTTGGGGTAAAGTGAGTGATGGGGTTCagggtgtgtggggggagggtggggagcaaAGATCAGCTCAGCAGAGTAGCACAAGACCCGGGCTCACAAATGCCTTGACTTCACCTTCTCAGGTTTGCCAAGGGCTTTCTTCGCACCAACCCAATGAGGCATGGAGTGCGTGTATTagtgtcttacagatgaggaaaatgaggctgagggtGAAATGATACTCATGGTGAAGTTGCCACATCACCTTTATAGGTCACACTGACTATgccaccttggacaagtccaGCCCAAACCTGGGGTTCCTCCCATTAACCCTGCCCAccctggatctgaagtcaggacctgggttcaattcctggttTTCCTATTTAGTTGTGAGACCTTAAAGCTTCATCTGGCTCACCTGAAGAATGAGGAATAGTAATGCACACTCTGCATCCCATACATTGCCCTGAGTAGGACCAAATGTCCTAAGGGCTGGGAAAGCTCTTTGTCAACCCTCTGAAGTAGTCTACacctgggtcacaaagctataGGGTCCAATGTGCCTCTTATGCTGTCCTGGGGtcacacacacatctctctccCCCATTCATGGATCTGTTCCCTAGGGGGTGGAGCTAGGAGTTGGGTGAGGGGGATGTGAAGCTGCCAAGAGGCAGCAGGAGTCTGTGTTCCCTCGACTCCCAGCATCAGCCTCCTGGAACCAGGCCCTGTGGTGACAGAGTTTGAGAAGAAACTGTATGAAGAGGTAGCCTCCATGGACTTCTCCAAGGTGGATGCTGAAACTCAGGACATCTTCCAGGGCTTCTACATGACCTACTCAAAAGATGTCTTCTCTGCCTTGGGCCAGACCCCTGAGGAGGTGGCAGAGGTAACTTTCCCCCTACCCTCAGAGCCCAGCCAGCTACGTGTCcccttcactttctcctcagaTCCTGGAATTTGTCCCTTTGGGGTGACTGGGCATCACCTCTCCTGGAGAATCAGTCTCAAGTGATGTTTTGCTGTCTCCCAGCATGCAGTGCAGGTGATCGGGGCATCCAACCCTCCATTCCGCTGCCAGACCAACAGTGTGTACACACCGCTGACCACTCTGAAGCATGCAGACCCATCAGGCCAGCTGCCCCTCAGTGCTTTCCATCAGCTAGTCTTTCAGCATGACCGGCTCTTCCgggccagcctcagcctcctgaAGATGCTACAATGGAGGAAGCGGCGTGACCTGGGCCCTCTGCCTCGGCCTCCAGCGCCACCCTGACTCCTCATCCCTATCTTTgagtccccccaccccccagccccatCCACCTTCTTCCAACAGTCCCAGGGACCTGAGGCTGGCATTGATTATGGTGTGTGGGGTAGAAAGAGGTCTTTAGGTCCTAAGGCCTGCccacctttctctcctcttcttagGTTGCTAGATGCCCTAGGGCCTTGGAAATTTTGAGTGTGCAGGGTAGATTGGCTGGTCCTACCCCCAATTCCAACTGCAGATGATGGCACATTTTCTTAAGTTTCCTTTTAtgttcccttctccacccctAAGTTCCTCCCAAAGGGCCAGGAGCTTGCCTTCAGGCCTGGCCCAAATGACCCTAGACATTTCGATGTTACCAGCATGGAGGCAAGGGCTTGCCCACAGCCACACAAGCACAAACCTAGGTGGATGTAGGCCTCCTGGAGAGAGGCCCTGAGGGAGGTGAATACCTTCCCCCTTCTAATAAATATGCATGTCTGAAATTTACCCATTAATTCTGCTTTGCCTTACAGAGCTCTGGCCTGAGTCCTATGGGGAGGAGCGGGGCAGGGCAAAGGAAGACAGACTTACACAAACCACTTAGCAAAAAAGACTGATTATTATACagcaggagtgtgtgtgtgtgtgtgtgtgtgtggtgtgtcaGAAGGTGGGGGGGCCATCCaaagctgcccctccccctcaccaGGGGCAGTGATAATGAGGCATTGCCCTTCAGACCAAGGCAGGGAGTTCCCCCATTTCCCCCAAACCGagttctcccttctccctgctgGGAGCCTTGTCCTGGGAGAGAGACCAGGGAGAAGTGTAGAGGCCATGAAATGTGGGCAGCAGACGGTATGTGCTACCGAGGCCCCCCAACGACAGGGCACACAGGGTCTCAGAGCACCTCTCTGCTGGTGGCTGTTTtgttgaccttggacaagccttCTCGGAGCCCAGATTCTGTCATCCTATCAAGGGAAAAGCATGTAGGGATGGGGGTTGAGGGGCTGAGAAACAGGCAAGTGCAGCTAATGACTCCTGGGAGTCTCTGGCTCAgggttccttcctccctccctccctcccaggctgCTCACACTTGGTCCATCTGCACATCTTCCTCATCATCCTCCTGCGGCAGCTGCAGGTAGGGATTGTTGGATGCTGGGCGGAACTTGTAGCCGGTGAGGATGAAGAACACCAGGGTAGAGACCTCCACCAGCAgctgggatggagggagggaagcgTCAGCGATCAGCCTCCCAGGCCCAAGATGCTCCAGGCAGTATCTGGCCTCCAGCCCCACTCACCTCGTACAGCCACTGCCACTGAAAGGGCACACTGACCCGCAGCAGGACAGCCACGATTCGACTGAAGTAGATGTAGCACACCGTCTGGAGGCAGTTACcccagggagaaggggagagaagggctaGATTGGGGCAGCGCCCAGGGCACGGATGGACAAAGGGGCAGCTCCCAGGGCATGGATGGACAAAGGGGCAGCTCCCAGGGCATGGATGGACAAAGGGGCAGCTCCCAGGGCATGGATGGACAAACGGGCAGCTCCCCGGGCATGGATGGACAAAGGGGCAGCTCCCAGGGCATGGATGGACAGAGGCAGCTCCCGGGAGTGGGAAAAAGGCTCAGGTCTGGGAATAGCACTGGAGAGGCAGGATCAATTCCCAGGGGGGAGACTGAAAGAGATATTGGGACAGCTCCAGGGATGGGGGCCCTAGAGAACAGAAGGGACACAGCCCAGGAGGGtctgccccacccccctgccccaggCAGGCCCCAGCCCTTCTTGCCCCTACCATGACGTAGTAATGCCGGAACAATTTGAGCTTTGCCAGGTTCACTGCcactgagagaggagaaagatggaAGAAGTTAAGGACTAGGAGGagatgggggtggtggagggtgggggaatgaCTCTGGAGCACAGAATGGGCACTCACCCTTTCCATCAGTGCCCGATGCCTCTTGGAGATGGCGGATGGACCTGCCATTTGGgtagatgaggaagggagaggacaCATGGTCAGTGTTGACTGTGGCTGGGACCAGAGGGCTTCCAGCCACCCTCCTAGAATCCCAGGGTCAAAGGCTCTTAGAGACTTAACTAGTCAAACCCCACTGTGTGATGGATGGAGAACcaaagcccaaggtcacatgggtaaacAAGCAGACCTGCCTCCTTAGTGGCACTCTCTCCCATCTGCTATACTAAGCACAGCCCAAGGCACTCACCAACACTCTCTCCAGGAAGCACCCCCTGTCTGACTTGTCAGAGCATTCTCCCCTCTACCTGGGATCAGAGACCCAGAACTGGAGGGGAAATCGGACAtcatctcatttaacagatgagaaaattgaatagaggAGGCCCTAAGAGAGAAGAGGTGCTTTGCACCAGGACTCGTGGTAGAGCCTCAATGTCATGGCCAACAGAAGGGGCTCCGGTTCCAGTGGCCTGCTATGAGGGGATGGGGCCGGGGAAGTTAGCAGGGGAGGAAGGGGCAAGGACTCAAGGCCAGGTCCTCACCATACAACAGGAAAGAGGATGGCCCCGCAGCAGATGAGGTCGACCAGGAACAAAATCTCCTTCCACAGGGCATAATCGCTGGTTCCCTCCTCAGTGGACTCAATGATGATGTAGGCCACATTGGCCAGGACCTGGGCAGAGTTGGGCAGGGGTGACCCCCTGACCTCCCCCCTTTGCCCCCAGGGTGGATTTGAGGGcaaagctaaaagggacctgaGACACTCCCTTGTTTCACAAAAAGGGAAATTGTAGAAAGGGCTTGCTAGAGGTCCTAGGACCAGAGACCAGGTCTCCAGCTCCAAGTCCAAGTGTCCTGCTACCTGGGGAGAAAAGGATCCATCCACTCTGGGGGCAAGGCCCCATCTAGGAGATCCAGGAACAGGATGGGGCAAGTACCTGCAGGGGGATGACAACCCCAAAAAGCTTCTTCTCCTTGTCGGACAGGACATACTTGACAAAGGCCCAGCCAGAGCCAATGAGAGCGATCGTGATGAAGAGGAGGGCGCCCTTCAGCCTGGGATGGAGAGAGGCCATAGTTGGAAGAGAGGATAACTGGAATGTGACTGCTCCTGTGCTCTGGTGGAAATAGCCTCCCTATCgctcccctgccctcccttcccttccctcccctcccatcactttctctttcctttctcctctctcctcccttccctcccctccttccttctcttcccttccctcccatcacttcccctccccttcctttctcttcccctcttttctcttctcttcccttccctcccatcacttccccttccctttctcctccctcctccctcgtccctcccctcccctctcctctccttcctctttctttccttctcctcccctgggTTTCAGGGTTGAGCAATCTGGAATGTGGGCAGGGGGCAGACAGCCGCCTCCCTCCACCCTAGGAGGGCCCTCACTCACAGGTGGGTGATGTAGTCAGTGACGGCAAGGCCCTCGATGGGACGGCCTTGGCTGTTGATGAAGTAGTAGTTGATCTAGAGAAAGAGACCCAGGCATGGGCagattgggtgggggtggggaggaggccgGGTGCCTGTAGCTATAGGTTGACagttttgtggagggacagggtGTCCCACGTGGGGCTTACAGGATGAACAATGCTTACTGCCACCACATATGGGCCATGAGCTCAGACTTTCGAGGGTCTCTGGGAAAGCCTGGCGCCTCCCTTCCCGTGGCCTGATTATCTCCCTTGTCCCTTCCCCACCTGACCCAGCTGGGAGCTCACACTGTGAAAGAGGAGGGAGGCACTCTTGGTGAAGGCCAGAGCTGCCATCAGCCAGTGGATCTTGAAGACATTGTATCTAGGAAGAAGACGGCATGCTCAGAAGAAGGGGAGGCTGGGGGGACCCCTTGggatttgggagggagagaactctAGGTCTGGGGGAGCACCAGGGACTAGGGGCTTCCAGAGCTGGGGAAGGGGGGTGACGGCTCCCAGTTTGGGGTAGGCAGGACTGTTACTTGTGCTTGCAGAGAACAGAAACCCATAAGGCTCCAGCCCCCAGGAAACAGGTCGACATGACCAGGTAGAGCTTGAAGAGCGGAATCTCAGTAGCAGACAGGAAGCCCTCGGGGTTCTTCTCTCGGATCCTTATCTAGATGAAGAAATCAGGATAAGGGGCAGGCCAGACCAGGCCAGGCTTGGGGGCCTCTCACCTTCCCAGGGGAAGGAGCCTCACCACGATGTCAAAGGGCCTCTCATGGCCAGGGATGGCATTATAGCAGTTGTGAAAGTTGAGGTTGTAGAGTCCTTCTTCAGCTGGGGAGCCAATCACCACATGGAACTGTGGGGAGGAGAGAGCACCCCTTAGACCTCCTGCCTCTGAGGGCCCCAAGGAGCCCGAgggcctccctcccccttcccagagGCAGAGGGCTGGTCTAGGCAAGCCATGGGGCTGCTGTGCTAGGGAAGGGAGGGGGCCTGGGGACCAGGAGGGTACTCACACTGAAATTGTAGGAATCGTTGTTGTAACCCAAGTTCAGGACCAGCCCCGCTTCCTTATGGCCGGGGGCCTTTGGAAAAAAGGAGCCAATGTTAGGCAGCCGAGGCCCTCCATCTAGACTATTTCTTGCTCAGAGCAGCCCTTCTTGCTTTCATCTCCAGTATTCCTAATGCTGCCCCATCCACTCGTCTCTCGTTACTCCCCTCCCCAGTCCCATCTGTAATAGATGGAATCACTTCACTCGTTGTACTCAGATCCCCATTGCCTTGTACacaggtgcctggcacacagtagttgcttaataaacgcttgctgATTGGCTGAACAAGGCCCAGCTCAAACGttttcctccaggaagtcttcccaaTCCCACCCCATGTTCCTCTCAAGTCCCCTCTCCCTGCTGGTCTTGTGGTGAGAAAGCTCTGGGTTTGGAGACAAAGGATTCCAGTCCCAGTTCCATGgtatccctcttcccttctctgagtttcagttttcctctctgtaaaatgggtgtgttATCTGCTCTCACATGGCTGTGGGGAGGAACGAAGCTCGTAAGCTCTACACTGTGAGAGAAGGCCCTCTCCCACTGTGACTCTCACCTCCTCCAACCACCCGGGCTACTGCCAATGCTCTGGCTGCTCCCCTGGTGTGGCCCAGGGGGACCAGGGAGTGCTGGCTGTCTGATACTCCCAGGATCCCCCTTACCTGGCTCCCCAAAGACACTGGTGGAGATGCCCCTTCCTGCTTGGCTGCACTGGTCCCTGCAAAGCAAGTAAAGGCTTGTTGGCCAATGATGGCAAAGGGTCAGGGGTGGGTGGTTGGGCAGGTCATGGAGACAGCCCAAATAGACAGGGCTCCCACTGGAACTCACCACTGTCTGGGCTGGGCAGGGATACACCTTCCTGGAGAAGCCCTGGAGAGATCTGGAGTTTCTTTTGCTCCCCAAACTGACATACCTGGACCCTACAATCAGGAGAGGGGGATTGAGAACCTGGGTTCTGGCTCTCCCCTTGACACAGGGTCATCTTGATCTGGCACTTCCCCCTTTTGGGGACTCACTCTCCCAGTATGTTAAATAGGGGCTGCCCTGggtaatttctaaggtccttttgggctacgccccaccccctccctagCCAAATATCCAATCTCTGAACCTCCAGGCCCTAGAATGATAAAACTCACTGTTTTCCCTTGAGGTCAATGAGGAAAGTGGCCATCAGGTTGCTCCCGTTGTGTTTGAGGGCACAGGTATGGGGTTCAGGGgcctgggaagggaggagagaggcaggATGGGTACTCAGCCCGGGCTTGGGGCTGGTATCTGCCAGAGGTGCCTCCTCCAATCCCCTGTCTCTCATTCCCCATATAGGAGCAGGTATGTacctacatgtatgtgtacacacacacacacacacacacacacacttttccccCTTCCACTTCCCTATCACTAGCAGGGGATGGCCTGGGGAGGAAGAAGACATGATTGAGACAGTAGgaatagagacaaagacaaacaCCCGAAAGGGAGAAATACTGGCAAAGAGCCCCTTCCCCCAGTGATGAGAATCAACTCATTTAGATGGTGGGAAAGAAACACTGGCAGGTTCTACTATATTTCTATAGAAAGCAGATGCTCCCCTGACCCGGGCCACCCCTCCTCAGCCCAGCAGGCAGCCACTCACAGAATAGGATCGGATGCTGCCAGTTCGAGCTCGGGATAGGCTGAAGCCCAcctaaggtaaaaagaaaagggagtcATTTGGGGACCCCAGAGGGagtcctcctctcttcctctgctttcttcctttcaaGAGCCTCCCAGATTTAGGTCCcaccctcctctttccttcaaatccagcttcctcAGGCCTTTCATTCTGATGTAAGCAGGGTACCTTTCACCCCCAGCTCTGGGGTCCTGAAGCCTCTCTGGGCTCCAGATGAGGGGGTCCCTTCAAGCCCCCACATGTCTCTATTCTCACCAACTGTGACTGTTCTTCCTGGCTCTCCAGTCTGAGACGAAGGAGACTGAGTTCCACTTCCAAGGAGCCATTGGTAAAGAAGCCGAAGCTGTTCAGCTGGATATCGGCCCGTTTTTCCCCCTAAGAGAGAGCCCAATTGTCCAGCCACTGGAGGGTAGGTGGCCAGAGCCAAGAGCACCCCAAACGCTCAATATATGTCTGCTGATACAAATCTTCTCATCTGATGGACCCAATCTACTCCCCaggctaggggtggggaaccttaggcttcgaggccacatgtgaccctctaggccctcaagtgcggccctttgattaaatccaaacttcacagaacagatccccttaagaaaaggatttgttctgtaaaacttggactcagttaaaaggccgcacccaaggccctagaagaccacatgtggcctcaaggctgcaggctccccacccagCCCTAGACCAACACCTAGATCCAGAATCGAATGGGTAATCTTCACAGGGGCAAagaggaaagatgggagggtggacTGGGCAAGACCACTGGACACCTGGGTCCCAGCTATAGGCCAAAGCTTCCCATTGAAATCAACAATAACCTATCCCCAGTCTCGCC from Trichosurus vulpecula isolate mTriVul1 chromosome 1, mTriVul1.pri, whole genome shotgun sequence includes:
- the LOC118848943 gene encoding retinol dehydrogenase 8-like isoform X1, with the translated sequence MAYKNVLITGCSSGIGLALAVRLAKDELKRFKVIATMRDMTKKGPLEEKAGETLEKTLQIQPLDVTCKDSVRQCVAAIPDQRVDILVSNAGVGLIGPLECHSMAAIQRVLDINFLGLVRLVQEVFPSMKRRRQGHIVVMSSILGQQGLLFNDVYCASKFAVEGFCESLALQALKFGVNISLLEPGPVVTEFEKKLYEEVASMDFSKVDAETQDIFQGFYMTYSKDVFSALGQTPEEVAEHAVQVIGASNPPFRCQTNSVYTPLTTLKHADPSGQLPLSAFHQLVFQHDRLFRASLSLLKMLQWRKRRDLGPLPRPPAPP
- the LOC118848943 gene encoding retinol dehydrogenase 8-like isoform X2, with the protein product MAYKNVLITGCSSGIGLALAVRLAKDELKRFKVIATMRDMTKKGPLEEKAGETLEKTLQIQPLDVTCKDSVRQCVAAIPDQRVDILGLLFNDVYCASKFAVEGFCESLALQALKFGVNISLLEPGPVVTEFEKKLYEEVASMDFSKVDAETQDIFQGFYMTYSKDVFSALGQTPEEVAEHAVQVIGASNPPFRCQTNSVYTPLTTLKHADPSGQLPLSAFHQLVFQHDRLFRASLSLLKMLQWRKRRDLGPLPRPPAPP
- the GPR108 gene encoding protein GPR108, which codes for MAEDRRRGLGGGTRAERVLPPLPLPLLLGLLLLDGCSGRIHQLVLTGEKRADIQLNSFGFFTNGSLEVELSLLRLRLESQEEQSQLVGFSLSRARTGSIRSYSAPEPHTCALKHNGSNLMATFLIDLKGKQVQVCQFGEQKKLQISPGLLQEGVSLPSPDSGTSAAKQEGASPPVSLGSQAPGHKEAGLVLNLGYNNDSYNFSFHVVIGSPAEEGLYNLNFHNCYNAIPGHERPFDIVIRIREKNPEGFLSATEIPLFKLYLVMSTCFLGAGALWVSVLCKHKYNVFKIHWLMAALAFTKSASLLFHSINYYFINSQGRPIEGLAVTDYITHLLKGALLFITIALIGSGWAFVKYVLSDKEKKLFGVVIPLQVLANVAYIIIESTEEGTSDYALWKEILFLVDLICCGAILFPVVWSIRHLQEASGTDGKVAVNLAKLKLFRHYYVMTVCYIYFSRIVAVLLRVSVPFQWQWLYELLVEVSTLVFFILTGYKFRPASNNPYLQLPQEDDEEDVQMDQVMTESGLREGLSKVNKTATSREVL